The proteins below come from a single Thermopolyspora flexuosa genomic window:
- a CDS encoding putative quinol monooxygenase, giving the protein MFGLVVRFTCKDEASAEAFDRLVAETIEQIRRHEPGTIVYASHRVEGRPLERIFYELYRDRDAFEAHERTEHTRRFLAARDEYLASVEVDWLHLQDGKGVTP; this is encoded by the coding sequence ATGTTCGGACTCGTGGTCCGATTCACCTGCAAGGACGAAGCCAGCGCCGAGGCGTTCGACCGCCTCGTCGCCGAGACCATCGAACAGATCCGCCGACACGAGCCCGGCACGATCGTCTACGCCTCCCATCGCGTGGAAGGCCGCCCGCTCGAGCGGATCTTCTACGAGCTGTACCGGGACCGGGACGCTTTCGAGGCCCACGAGCGGACCGAGCACACCCGCCGTTTCCTGGCCGCCCGCGACGAGTATCTGGCCTCGGTCGAGGTCGACTGGCTGCACCTACAGGACGGGAAGGGCGTCACCCCGTGA
- a CDS encoding helix-turn-helix domain-containing protein — translation MSTEYQRALGRRIAQERRRRGLSQTELARLVDRSVAWISQVERGVRRIDRMSVLERLAEALDVPLAELAAEAPLIAAADEEMPGTAKLRLVLSGVHALHAMLHPAPAPPVSELRSQVERAWELTHESRYTELADLLRGLIPELEGAARSAEADRRPELFELLATTYQTCSASLAKLGEPEAAWIAADRAIAAAERTGNPLLMAAGAYRLGFVFLGARHFDQAEEVARTAADALSNLADEGNPEAMSLWGALTLQRAMAAAHLNQADPAYHHLARAREMAERLGEGRNDFNTEFGPANVALYEVAVAVELGDAGRAIRIGTTVDTSVLSSERRARLHIDLARAHAQRRQVDDAVAALRTAESITPEQVHNHRVVRRLVADLLTMQSPPSAELRELAERVGA, via the coding sequence GTGAGCACCGAGTACCAGCGCGCCCTGGGCCGCCGCATCGCCCAGGAACGCCGACGCCGCGGGCTCTCCCAAACGGAGCTGGCCCGTCTGGTCGACCGATCGGTGGCCTGGATCTCCCAGGTCGAGCGCGGCGTACGCAGGATCGACCGCATGTCGGTCCTGGAGAGACTCGCCGAGGCACTCGACGTGCCGCTGGCGGAGCTGGCCGCCGAAGCGCCGCTGATCGCGGCGGCCGACGAAGAGATGCCGGGGACCGCAAAGCTACGTCTGGTGCTGTCGGGTGTCCACGCCCTTCATGCGATGCTCCACCCCGCTCCCGCCCCACCCGTGAGCGAGCTTCGCTCGCAGGTCGAGCGCGCGTGGGAACTGACCCACGAAAGCCGGTACACCGAGCTGGCCGACCTGCTGCGCGGCCTGATCCCCGAATTGGAGGGCGCCGCCCGCTCGGCCGAGGCCGACCGTCGGCCCGAACTGTTCGAGCTGCTGGCCACCACGTACCAGACCTGCTCGGCATCATTGGCCAAGCTTGGCGAGCCGGAAGCAGCGTGGATCGCCGCCGACCGTGCCATCGCCGCGGCCGAACGTACGGGCAATCCGCTCCTGATGGCGGCCGGAGCCTACCGCCTCGGCTTCGTCTTCCTCGGCGCCCGCCACTTCGACCAGGCCGAGGAGGTGGCCCGCACCGCCGCGGATGCCCTGTCGAATCTGGCCGACGAGGGAAATCCTGAGGCGATGTCGCTATGGGGCGCCCTGACCTTGCAGCGCGCCATGGCCGCCGCCCACCTCAACCAGGCCGACCCCGCCTATCACCACCTCGCCCGCGCCCGCGAAATGGCCGAACGACTCGGCGAAGGCCGCAACGACTTCAACACCGAATTCGGCCCGGCGAACGTCGCCCTGTACGAGGTCGCGGTGGCCGTCGAACTCGGCGACGCCGGCCGCGCCATCCGAATCGGCACAACCGTGGACACCTCCGTTCTCTCCAGCGAACGCCGAGCCCGCCTCCACATCGACCTCGCCCGCGCCCACGCCCAGCGCCGCCAGGTCGACGATGCCGTCGCCGCCCTGCGAACGGCCGAATCCATCACCCCAGAGCAGGTGCACAACCACCGAGTCGTCCGTCGCCTCGTCGCCGACCTTCTCACCATGCAGAGTCCCCCGTCCGCGGAGTTGCGCGAGCTGGCCGAACGGGTTGGCGCGTAG
- a CDS encoding ABC transporter permease, giving the protein MTATATPAIGRTAGSATGNALAGTGRLLRFALRRDRVRIPVWLAALALGSVWTAAAFGDIYPTAAARQTTAATMNTPAGLAFTGPAHYLTDYHYGSIVSHQLLGFVVVFVGIMSVLLVTRHTRTEEETGRAELIRAAAVGRHAQLAAALILAVAVNVALGILLALGMGALGLEGMTWEGSLLYGAAYAAAGITFAGVAAVAVQITAHSRGASGMGIAVVGAAYLVRAAGDSADSALSWASPIGWAQQTFPYLDNRWWPLLLNLATAAVLAAVGFALSLRRDLGAGLRAARRGRPAASRLLTTLIGFALRLHRGMLIGFAVGMLLLGASYGPFLGDIEEMFRDIQVLQDALANLGGTTVTDAFIAMVMTVFTIVATIHVVLTTLRPRAEETSGRAEAVLATALSRTRWLASHLAVALIGGPAMLLLSGLALAATGAPTTSDPDLFAKTMAASAAYIPALWTTAGLTVALVGWLPRATALAWVYVGYIAVTGYLGMILRLPTWLTSLSPFSHIPRLPVEDLTWTPLLALTAIAAALVALGLYGFRHRDLETK; this is encoded by the coding sequence TTGACGGCCACCGCCACCCCCGCCATCGGCCGTACGGCAGGCTCGGCAACCGGAAACGCCCTGGCCGGAACGGGCCGCCTGCTGCGCTTCGCCCTCCGCCGCGACCGCGTCCGCATCCCGGTCTGGCTCGCCGCCCTCGCCCTCGGAAGCGTGTGGACCGCGGCCGCCTTCGGCGACATCTACCCCACCGCCGCCGCCCGCCAGACCACGGCCGCCACGATGAACACCCCCGCCGGGCTGGCGTTCACCGGCCCCGCGCACTACCTGACCGACTACCACTACGGCTCGATCGTGAGCCACCAGCTGCTCGGCTTCGTGGTGGTCTTCGTCGGGATCATGAGCGTCCTCCTGGTGACCCGGCACACCCGGACCGAGGAGGAGACCGGCCGCGCCGAGCTCATCCGCGCGGCCGCCGTGGGCCGCCACGCCCAGCTCGCCGCCGCGCTGATCCTGGCCGTCGCGGTGAACGTCGCCCTCGGGATCCTCCTGGCGCTCGGCATGGGCGCACTCGGCCTGGAGGGCATGACCTGGGAGGGCTCGCTGCTGTACGGCGCGGCGTACGCGGCGGCCGGCATCACGTTCGCCGGAGTCGCCGCGGTGGCCGTCCAGATCACCGCCCACTCCCGGGGCGCCTCGGGCATGGGCATCGCGGTCGTCGGCGCGGCGTACCTGGTCCGCGCGGCCGGCGACTCGGCGGACAGCGCCCTGTCGTGGGCCTCTCCGATCGGCTGGGCCCAGCAGACCTTCCCCTACCTCGACAACCGCTGGTGGCCCCTGCTGCTCAACCTGGCCACGGCCGCGGTACTGGCCGCCGTCGGCTTCGCCCTCAGCCTGCGCCGCGACCTCGGCGCCGGCCTGCGCGCCGCCCGGCGCGGCCGCCCGGCCGCCTCCCGCCTGCTCACCACCCTGATCGGCTTCGCACTGCGCCTCCACCGCGGCATGCTGATCGGCTTCGCCGTCGGCATGCTCCTGCTCGGCGCGTCGTACGGCCCGTTCCTCGGCGACATCGAGGAGATGTTCCGCGACATCCAGGTGCTGCAGGACGCGCTGGCCAACCTCGGCGGCACCACGGTGACCGACGCGTTCATCGCCATGGTCATGACGGTCTTCACCATCGTCGCGACCATCCACGTGGTGCTCACCACCCTGCGCCCCCGCGCCGAGGAGACCTCCGGCCGAGCCGAAGCCGTCCTCGCCACCGCCCTGTCCCGAACCCGCTGGCTCGCAAGCCACCTGGCCGTGGCCCTGATCGGCGGCCCGGCGATGCTCCTCCTCTCCGGCCTGGCCCTCGCCGCCACCGGCGCCCCCACCACGTCCGACCCCGACCTCTTCGCCAAGACCATGGCCGCCTCCGCCGCCTATATCCCGGCCCTCTGGACCACGGCGGGCCTCACCGTCGCCCTGGTCGGCTGGCTCCCCCGGGCGACCGCCCTGGCCTGGGTCTATGTCGGCTACATCGCCGTCACCGGCTACCTGGGCATGATCCTCCGGCTCCCCACCTGGCTGACGAGCCTGTCCCCGTTCAGCCACATCCCCCGCCTCCCGGTCGAGGACCTCACCTGGACCCCGCTGCTGGCCCTGACCGCCATCGCAGCCGCCTTGGTCGCCCTTGGCCTGTACGGCTTCCGCCACCGCGACCTCGAGACCAAGTGA